One genomic segment of Nitrosopumilus sp. includes these proteins:
- the serB gene encoding phosphoserine phosphatase SerB, with the protein MLIIFDVEGVLYDEEYLPILAEKLHKEDEIWEITKQGIQGKINWEDGLKTRVAALKGLDEKICQDVADSLPIMTGAKEACRVLKAAGWKLMAVSGGFTLMMDRLKQELGLDYVYSNELIFKDGKLDGVKIIVDSDKSKSAKIKIAEWGEKKEDIVCVVDGANDVKLFDICGLGIAYRAQDIVKDLATTTLEEKDLSKILDIINRHYKLELETTAAT; encoded by the coding sequence TTGCTAATAATTTTTGATGTTGAGGGAGTTTTATACGATGAAGAATACCTTCCAATCCTTGCAGAGAAACTCCATAAAGAAGATGAAATTTGGGAAATAACAAAACAAGGAATTCAAGGAAAAATTAACTGGGAAGATGGATTGAAAACTAGAGTAGCAGCTCTAAAGGGATTGGATGAAAAAATTTGTCAAGACGTAGCTGATTCTCTACCTATAATGACTGGAGCAAAAGAGGCATGTCGTGTTCTAAAGGCAGCTGGATGGAAACTAATGGCTGTTTCTGGAGGGTTTACTTTGATGATGGATAGATTAAAACAAGAATTAGGGTTGGATTATGTTTATTCAAATGAATTGATTTTCAAAGATGGAAAATTAGATGGCGTTAAAATTATTGTTGATTCTGATAAATCAAAATCCGCAAAAATCAAAATTGCTGAGTGGGGTGAAAAAAAAGAAGACATTGTTTGTGTTGTAGATGGGGCAAATGATGTCAAACTATTTGATATTTGTGGACTAGGCATTGCTTATAGAGCACAAGATATTGTAAAAGATTTGGCAACTACAACACTTGAGGAAAAAGATCTATCTAAGATACTGGATATTATTAATAGACACTACAAATTAGAGTTAGAAACTACAGCAGCCACATAA
- the cofE gene encoding coenzyme F420-0:L-glutamate ligase — MQIIPLHLDKEIDTSDDVSEIILNLSEISDGDILVIAQKIISKQEGRIVNLDTVSPSLLASGIGSQYQKDPRIIELILSETKRIVRMKNGIIIVRTNDDFICANAGVDESNVKNGFATLLPLNSDESAYRIRKKIYEKTKKNVGVIITDTFGRPFRMGQTNCAIGVSGLLPILDYAGMKDSFGKIMRVSAIAVADEISSAAELVMGKVSKCPIAIVRGYSFNESDNSSKELIRPENEDLFR, encoded by the coding sequence TTGCAAATCATCCCACTTCATTTGGATAAAGAAATTGATACATCTGATGATGTATCAGAAATAATTCTGAATCTCTCTGAAATAAGTGATGGTGATATTTTGGTCATAGCACAAAAAATTATCTCAAAACAAGAAGGAAGAATTGTTAATTTGGATACAGTATCCCCATCTTTGTTGGCCAGTGGAATTGGCTCTCAATATCAAAAAGATCCTAGGATAATTGAATTGATTTTATCTGAAACAAAACGTATTGTTCGAATGAAAAATGGAATAATCATTGTAAGAACAAATGATGATTTTATTTGTGCCAACGCTGGTGTTGATGAAAGTAATGTGAAGAATGGATTTGCCACGCTACTTCCACTTAATTCAGATGAATCTGCATATCGTATACGAAAGAAAATTTATGAAAAAACTAAAAAAAATGTTGGAGTGATAATTACTGATACATTTGGACGCCCATTTCGTATGGGTCAGACCAACTGTGCAATAGGAGTTTCCGGACTCCTACCAATCCTTGATTATGCTGGAATGAAAGATTCATTTGGAAAAATTATGCGTGTTTCGGCAATTGCTGTAGCTGATGAAATTTCTTCTGCAGCAGAATTGGTTATGGGTAAAGTTTCAAAATGCCCTATTGCTATTGTTCGTGGTTACTCTTTTAACGAATCTGACAATTCATCTAAAGAATTGATACGACCAGAAAATGAAGATCTCTTTAGATGA
- a CDS encoding PHP domain-containing protein, with the protein MPIKAELHCHNSFSNFHVGDDEPPYDCNISIREQLERSYNLGLDAIFVTNHNTLDGYHQLLEYKNDHQKFKNIDVFPAEEITTNTGAHVLAYGIHEAISPGLSLDEIIDEVRKQGGVSSAPHPFSLLDALRNDAKKCDMVEVFNSNNVDVLSNAKATEFALDNKMIQVAGSDSHVLSTLGRCVNVIDSENNLDDILYSMKRGKIEISQTGYALQNETLDHLKYKINNSKEYLVDYISEHYPNAKWLLTLMLRIYDSNQNSHVWSLFYKIAIYLMKRISKKINFQNHDPSFMKDRNLATMFKMAL; encoded by the coding sequence ATGCCAATTAAAGCTGAACTGCACTGTCATAACTCTTTTTCAAATTTCCATGTAGGTGATGATGAGCCTCCCTATGATTGTAATATTTCTATAAGAGAACAACTTGAAAGATCCTATAATTTAGGATTAGATGCAATTTTTGTTACAAATCATAACACGCTTGATGGATATCATCAATTATTAGAATACAAAAACGATCACCAGAAATTCAAAAACATTGATGTTTTCCCTGCAGAAGAAATCACAACAAATACTGGCGCACATGTACTTGCTTATGGAATACATGAAGCTATTTCTCCTGGACTCTCTCTTGATGAAATAATAGACGAGGTGAGAAAACAGGGAGGTGTTTCATCTGCTCCTCATCCGTTTAGCCTCCTTGATGCTTTAAGAAATGATGCAAAAAAATGTGACATGGTTGAAGTTTTCAATAGTAATAATGTTGATGTTCTCTCAAATGCCAAGGCCACAGAATTTGCATTGGATAATAAAATGATTCAAGTAGCAGGAAGTGATTCTCATGTACTATCCACCTTAGGCAGATGTGTGAATGTAATTGATTCAGAAAATAATCTAGATGATATTTTATATTCCATGAAGCGAGGAAAAATCGAAATTTCTCAGACTGGGTATGCTTTACAAAATGAGACACTTGATCATCTCAAATACAAAATAAATAATTCTAAAGAATATCTTGTAGATTATATCTCTGAACATTACCCAAATGCTAAATGGCTTTTGACATTGATGTTGAGAATCTACGATTCAAATCAAAACAGTCATGTCTGGTCTTTGTTTTATAAAATTGCAATTTATTTAATGAAAAGAATTTCCAAAAAAATAAACTTTCAAAATCATGATCCTAGTTTTATGAAAGACAGAAATTTAGCTACTATGTTCAAAATGGCTTTATAA
- a CDS encoding sulfurtransferase TusA family protein: MSESAEKKLDATGLFCPEPVFRTKIEIERMQVGETLTVSADDPAAEDDISRWVTRNGHELLDMSKNGEVITFKIKKVR; this comes from the coding sequence ATGTCTGAATCAGCTGAAAAAAAATTAGATGCAACAGGATTATTTTGTCCTGAACCTGTCTTTAGAACAAAAATTGAAATCGAACGGATGCAAGTTGGTGAAACACTTACTGTGTCTGCCGATGATCCAGCTGCTGAAGATGATATTTCTAGATGGGTTACAAGAAATGGTCATGAATTACTTGATATGTCTAAAAATGGCGAAGTGATTACATTCAAAATTAAAAAGGTGAGATAG